One genomic segment of Nothobranchius furzeri strain GRZ-AD chromosome 10, NfurGRZ-RIMD1, whole genome shotgun sequence includes these proteins:
- the LOC107387002 gene encoding protein PIMREG isoform X1, with product MDGFGRAVVGVWRAHTALDESDGPESSPEAPDHFRKLRSSSSLNSLQTSLRKRLPLRSVQANSLPENPTSEAPKGQPKTNAVRKLTRGARNSINDVCQRFQRNREFSREECLVATPGRDGENSGVTASVTPRQTSGRAATPRRTPRSAVTPGHTPGFRGHKTPEASVHGVKSRGGRRQLVRMAALRSPFASPNTQSQRLKFDQDLDSVASGIRRLKYLSKAFDHLIGKDDNRPSLKKRSAGAVMRKLDPSGKLCRSNLSRRASRLSNTLGGWVNTAASTACKPN from the exons ATGGATGGGTTTGGTCGGGCTGTGGTTGGGGTTTGGCGAGCACACACAGCCCTAGATGAGTCTGATGGACCAGAGAGTTCCCCAGAGGCCCCTGATCATTTTCGCAAGCTTCGCTCCTCATCTTCGCTTAACTCTCTGCAAACGTCTTTACGGAAGCGACTGCCTCTGAGGTCTGTTCAAGCAAACTCCCTCCCAGAGAATCCAACTTCAGAAGCCCCAAAGGGGCAACCGAAGACCAACGCAGTCCGCAAACTTACACGCGGTGCTCGGAACTCCATCAATGACGTGTGCCAG AGGTTTCAAAGGAACAGGGAGTTCTCTCGTGAGGAGTGTTTGGTGGCCACCCCAGGTCGGGATGGGGAAAATTCAGGAGTGACAGCTTCTGTCACTCCCAGGCAAACATCTGGTCGAGCTGCTACACCCAGACGCACCCCCAGGTCTGCTGTCACACCCGGGCACACACCGGGCTTTAGAGGACACAAGACACCTGAAGCATCTGTACATGGGGTTAAAAGCAGGGGAGGCAGGAGACAGCTTGTCCGAATGGCTGCTTTACGAAGTCCCTTTGCTTCTCCCAACACGCAGAGCCAGAGGCT AAAATTTGACCAAGACTTGGACTCAGTTGCCAGTGGCATCAGGAGGCTCAAATATCTGTCCAAGGCTTTTGATCACCTCATTGGCAAAGATGACAA CAGACCCAGTCTAAAGAAACGCTCTGCAGGGGCGGTGATGAGGAAGTTGGACCCCAGCGGTAAACTCTGTCGCTCTAACCTCTCGCGTCGAGCGTCACGCCTCTCAAACACACTGGGGGGGTGGGTCAACACGGCTGCGAGTACTGCTTGCAAACCCAACTGA
- the LOC107387002 gene encoding protein PIMREG isoform X3 translates to MDGFGRAVVGVWRAHTALDESDGPESSPEAPDHFRKLRSSSSLNSLQTSLRKRLPLRSVQANSLPENPTSEAPKGQPKTNAVRKLTRGARNSINDVCQRFQRNREFSREECLVATPGRDGENSGVTASVTPRQTSGRAATPRRTPRSAVTPGHTPGFRGHKTPEASVHGVKSRGGRRQLVRMAALRSPFASPNTQSQRLKFDQDLDSVASGIRRLKYLSKAFDHLIGKDDKNFNYSLIVE, encoded by the exons ATGGATGGGTTTGGTCGGGCTGTGGTTGGGGTTTGGCGAGCACACACAGCCCTAGATGAGTCTGATGGACCAGAGAGTTCCCCAGAGGCCCCTGATCATTTTCGCAAGCTTCGCTCCTCATCTTCGCTTAACTCTCTGCAAACGTCTTTACGGAAGCGACTGCCTCTGAGGTCTGTTCAAGCAAACTCCCTCCCAGAGAATCCAACTTCAGAAGCCCCAAAGGGGCAACCGAAGACCAACGCAGTCCGCAAACTTACACGCGGTGCTCGGAACTCCATCAATGACGTGTGCCAG AGGTTTCAAAGGAACAGGGAGTTCTCTCGTGAGGAGTGTTTGGTGGCCACCCCAGGTCGGGATGGGGAAAATTCAGGAGTGACAGCTTCTGTCACTCCCAGGCAAACATCTGGTCGAGCTGCTACACCCAGACGCACCCCCAGGTCTGCTGTCACACCCGGGCACACACCGGGCTTTAGAGGACACAAGACACCTGAAGCATCTGTACATGGGGTTAAAAGCAGGGGAGGCAGGAGACAGCTTGTCCGAATGGCTGCTTTACGAAGTCCCTTTGCTTCTCCCAACACGCAGAGCCAGAGGCT AAAATTTGACCAAGACTTGGACTCAGTTGCCAGTGGCATCAGGAGGCTCAAATATCTGTCCAAGGCTTTTGATCACCTCATTGGCAAAGATGACAA GAATTTCAACTATTCCCTAATTgtggagtaa
- the LOC107387002 gene encoding protein PIMREG isoform X2 yields MDGFGRAVVGVWRAHTALDESDGPESSPEAPDHFRKLRSSSSLNSLQTSLRKRLPLRSVQANSLPENPTSEAPKGQPKTNAVRKLTRGARNSINDVCQRFQRNREFSREECLVATPGRDGENSGVTASVTPRQTSGRAATPRRTPRSAVTPGHTPGFRGHKTPEASVHGVKSRGGRRQLVRMAALRSPFASPNTQSQRLKFDQDLDSVASGIRRLKYLSKAFDHLIGKDDKPSLKKRSAGAVMRKLDPSGKLCRSNLSRRASRLSNTLGGWVNTAASTACKPN; encoded by the exons ATGGATGGGTTTGGTCGGGCTGTGGTTGGGGTTTGGCGAGCACACACAGCCCTAGATGAGTCTGATGGACCAGAGAGTTCCCCAGAGGCCCCTGATCATTTTCGCAAGCTTCGCTCCTCATCTTCGCTTAACTCTCTGCAAACGTCTTTACGGAAGCGACTGCCTCTGAGGTCTGTTCAAGCAAACTCCCTCCCAGAGAATCCAACTTCAGAAGCCCCAAAGGGGCAACCGAAGACCAACGCAGTCCGCAAACTTACACGCGGTGCTCGGAACTCCATCAATGACGTGTGCCAG AGGTTTCAAAGGAACAGGGAGTTCTCTCGTGAGGAGTGTTTGGTGGCCACCCCAGGTCGGGATGGGGAAAATTCAGGAGTGACAGCTTCTGTCACTCCCAGGCAAACATCTGGTCGAGCTGCTACACCCAGACGCACCCCCAGGTCTGCTGTCACACCCGGGCACACACCGGGCTTTAGAGGACACAAGACACCTGAAGCATCTGTACATGGGGTTAAAAGCAGGGGAGGCAGGAGACAGCTTGTCCGAATGGCTGCTTTACGAAGTCCCTTTGCTTCTCCCAACACGCAGAGCCAGAGGCT AAAATTTGACCAAGACTTGGACTCAGTTGCCAGTGGCATCAGGAGGCTCAAATATCTGTCCAAGGCTTTTGATCACCTCATTGGCAAAGATGACAA ACCCAGTCTAAAGAAACGCTCTGCAGGGGCGGTGATGAGGAAGTTGGACCCCAGCGGTAAACTCTGTCGCTCTAACCTCTCGCGTCGAGCGTCACGCCTCTCAAACACACTGGGGGGGTGGGTCAACACGGCTGCGAGTACTGCTTGCAAACCCAACTGA